One Echeneis naucrates chromosome 16, fEcheNa1.1, whole genome shotgun sequence genomic window, TCTTCATCTCCCACATCCACCTCCATAGTCTTCATTACATCCTCAgctccccctctgcccccctctcATGTTTACTTCATCTCATTATCCTCTTGTCTTTCAGGTGAGAGAGAGCGACCCCGTTGACCCCAACAAGGATATGGTAGTCCAGCTGATAGATGACTTCAAGATCTCTGGAGTCAATGGCATACGTATCCTGGGtcaaatgtgtctgtctgtgtgtgtttgagtgacatATTAGAGTCCTTGACTTTCCATCCCAGATGTGTGTATGGTGTTTGAGGTACTGGGTCACCATTTGCTGAAGTGGATTATTAAATCCAACTACCAAGGTCTGCCACTGCCATGTGTCAAGAGCATCATCAGACAggtaaagacacacacacacgtatattataaatgataaattatgcATCGAACCACTGCAGTCCAGCATTTGTAAAATTACACCGAGGACACATTAGATTATGGTACATGTTAGTTCTGAATGGGACTGTTTGTTTACCTCAGGataatatttttagatttactgCTAGTTTACCTGCGTGTGTCTGTAATGCACTGTGGTagaaaaacatcattttaaaatgatgatgacaatggtAATGAAGCAAAATACCAGAATATTTCAAGAAACTAGCCATAAAATAGTAAAAGGCTTAAATGTGTTAACCTGAATTTTGACTCTGAACGCCTCAAAAAACCTGCTGCAGGGAAAATCCAGGAAATAATCAAATAGAAATACAAAGATTTCTAACTATTAAGTTTAGAAACCAAATCAGAGAATAATGAATAACTATTTCCAAAACGCAATAATCACTGTGACTGTGTCATCTATTTTATTTGGCTGTCGAAGTTCCTGTCATCAGTGCAGCTGGTCTGAGCGCTGATGCTTTGGAGTCATTTTCCTTGAGAACAAGAAATGGTCTGTTATTTAACAAGCACATTGGACTGAATTGTATCACTGAAAGGTTTTTTTCAGCTCACTTCTCTTCTATTTTGTCCTTTAAACCCAATGCAAAGAATTTAGTTTTTCCCCACTGACACAATTAAAAGTCATCTGTAGCAGAGATCTCGCACAGGCACCGACACACATATTtcaatgaggaaatgaaaacacaatcataGGTTGACCATCGAGTAGATGGTCAttatacaacaacaaaaataaaataatgagacACAGAGAGTAACATTATGATGGTGACAGTAAGTAATATTATCAAGGTAACCATGACATTATGATGGTGATGGTAACAGAAACATTATTAAAAAGCAGACCTTTATTACACAGGCTAAAACTGTCATATTCTGACACCCTCATTTTTGCTGACTCGACTGTGTTCATCAAGTCAAAcatgtacaagaaaaaaaaaacaacaacaaaaaaaacaggcaagTCAACTTTCATTTTACAGCCCTTTCCAGTTACTCAAAAGAAGAGAATAAAATATTTGCCAGGGATGGACTTTTAAGCTGGGAGAAAACAATGTGAAGGAGGTTAATTACAAAAACTATTATATTAAGAGAGTAAGGGACAGATTCAAAAGAGCACTCACTGCTCAGTCCTTCCAATATAGTGCGTGGCATTTTGCATTTCGCAGTTCAAACTTCAATGCAGCTTCCACCATAATAAGAGGCAGGACTTTCAGGCATTTTCCACTCAGCCACCTGATGAGCATATGAAGTTGCTTAGCTATTTCAGCAACTGCCAACCTCTTCCTATTCAAAAGACGAGCTTATGATAAGTAGAAATTATATGAGACTTTTTCCACTTCAATCTCAAAGCCTCTGgacagaagaaaatgagagaaagtgaaacaaaaacatgaacagcCCCTGCTCTCTGTCGCCACAGAACAGTAAgcacaggaagaagaaaggcTAATTTGGCTCTGAGAGGGGAAGAAGGAGCCAATTTAACATAGACTGTGACCTGATTAGGATATACGAATTGAAAtgggaagtgtgagtgtgatttgCAGTGATAAACTGTGCCTGTCTGAATGTGGTTGCAGGTCCTGCAGGGGTTAGACTACCTccacacaaaatgtaaaatcatcCACACGGACATCAAGCCAGAAAACATCCTGATGTGTGTAGATGATGCATTTGTTAGGCGTATGGCCATGGAGGCAACCGAATGGCAGAAAGCTGGAGCCCCGCCACCGTCCGGATCAGCAGGTAGAGACCGACACACACTCttgtaatgaaattaaaagaTTTATACCACTCTTATGTCTGTCCCTTGATAACCAAGGGAAGGCAGGGAGCCTGTCTCTCTTCACAGGTAACACAAGCCAACACATGGCCCCTGTAACAAAATGTGGGTAAGAAAGTAAGTAGAAATTCCTGATCCCtggttaaaaaggaaaaagaaagacttgcgaaacatttccacatttacaGCTCTGATATTTTTAGAACACATGAGGTTCTGCATTTTCACTCTGTAAGTGTGCCGTCCTTTTTCACATTGGAACGAATTGGATATTTTAAGGATGAGCATCCAACTGAAATGcgcccttgtttttttttctcctgttttgcattatttattaaGATTTTCTTTCAGACTTTGTGACCAAATTAGCAAGTATTTTTCTCTGGTAAGTAAGAGGGGACATCGTAAAAATGTTGGCATTAACAGAGCTCCACATAAATCAAGTGTGCAGTGAGCCttgtttgtttagtgttttgTCATACTCCTGACTTAATATCTGTTTATAATACAGGACTATATCATAAATCATgaataatgtaataaatatattttttcctctgaatgatTGTGTTAAATATTGAAAGGTGTAGTGTAGAAAGGAGATTGTCACAGAAGCCTTTCATATCTCCTCAgctgccttgtttttttttttttagtgcacacacatttcttGCCTTTTCATCTCTTCTCACCAAGTTCcttcaataaaaaacaatttaataaaatcaGGGACAGTCTTGACAAACTCGACGTGAACCCTGCCCACTCGGTGAACCCCTAattctctcgctctccctttcttactctgtctgtgtctctcatGAGCTGTCAATTACTTGCATCAGCCAATTGAGTCTTTTTGAATTACACTGCTTACATTTCAATGCAATTAACATCAGGCACAAAACCATCAGCTGTCAAAACAGAAGGACTCAAATCTGTCCATGACTGAGGAAATCCAAATAATTAAACTGTCCTGTCCGCACTAGGGCAGACAAGTGGTTAATAATGAAATGCCTTTTTCTTGTACCATTTGAGAAGATAATATAAATGAGACTGAAGGTACACATTACAAAAGCTTGCTTATAAACATTTTTACTATTACAAATTGATGTATTCTTGTACTTTCTGAACTGCTAAACTAGCAACTCAGTGTGTCAATCCTAAAATTAATGACTATCCATGTTTGGAAAGTGACATACTTTGCAGTTTATTTGAAGTTGTAGTAGAATTTTTGATATCTAAAtgatatttgtggtttttgaaataaaaataaaaaatctctgtAGTTTAATATCTCCTCTCAAGAGCTTCAGGACAGAAATGAGGCACTGAGCCTCTCTTGATGActattttctaatattttgcacaaatgtacagcagatttcaggtgaaTATACAAACAGACCAAATTCAGGTGGGCTGGACATGagtgacatcataaagttacagaagtcctgatTGCTTGTTGTGTTAATTTTTCTGTGGACTGCTGATACcttaacaataataatgtagCATCTAGACCTGTTTAACAACATAAAAAGagcatttctttttatgcaATATGGCGACTTTAAGTGTTACTCTGAGGTCTATTGATTCAGATGAAAGTATtctgtaataataattattatacaGGTTGTGTACAGATCATGTCTTCAAAGCCAGTGAATACAAAATCTGTCTTCAAGAGGAGAAGAATATTGAAGGAAAACTGAGTTCAAAGTGTTGAACTTAGTTGTGTGACAGATTGATGCCGGTGAAACTTTGAAGCCTCTGattgttgcttttctttctgtctgtcagttaGCACAGCCCCTCAGCTCAAACCGGTGAGTACAACAGATGTGAGTATGAAATGAgagaagtgcaaacacacacaaacataaacccACTCTCAGACATAGAAACACAGCAGTGACGTGCAAGATAGAGAAGGTAGAAAAGTTCACATTATTCTATATAATGGTCTGAACTGATAGTGACAGGGACAAGACACTGAGTGCCCCAATTAAGAAATACTCACGGATTGccttaatatttttcttttctttcttttttttttgtcaaacctctgacctctgtccaCTACCAAGGATAGATGCTCACCTGGAATAGTAAAAATGCATTGAAAACTATTGCATTacatattattgtttttgttggaattatttttttcttttttttttttcgccaaGCTGTGAGAAATCAAGAACAGTAAATATTTATAATCAAATGAAGACActtctgttgttattgtttgttaaACACTGTGTGGGTGTGGTTAGAGTCAATTTGGCTGGCATTAGCCTGATGACATAAGCAAAACAGTCCCACACCAGAAGGTGATTCAGATGTTTCCAAAACCTGACCAGGCAGAAGAgccaaaacaaatgcagaaatggaaaatgtatgTTGATGCAGGACTATGTCTGAGTATGACGTAGATTCATGGCTGCTTTCAGAAGCTGTAAATCTTTAATCCTTTGGTTCAGACGGAGAATTCAAAATTAGCAACTTTTCAGTTACGTAGTTTTCATCAGACAATAATGATATGCTCTATTTAATTTTACGATTATTTTATCAATATACTTTGGACGTGTTAGTGGAGATTAACTATACTTCACATCCCACCAACCAAATCAGTGTCAAAACTTCATATTAATTCAGTTGCTCCTTTTgctattttcttttgtctcgCCTGtaactttccctcctcctgtgtccttttttcctcccaggtGGGAAAGATctccaaaaacaagaaaaagaagctgaagaagaaacagaagcggcaggcagagctgctggagaGGCGGATGCTAGAGATTGAAGCCCTGGAGAGGGAGGCcgagaggagggaagagagagccAAAGAAGGGGGAGAGAAGGGAGCGACTGAACACAAGCTGTCCTCGCCGCTGCAGCCAACACCAGCACCGGTGGGCCCCAGCATTGCCCTGGGGGAGAGCGAcgaggatgacgatgatgaggaggatggggaggatgaggaggaggagggaggagatagCGAGAGGCCCATCAGGTTGACAAATCACACATGTAAGTCTTCAGAAGGCtagtaaaatattatttccTTGAATATTTCATCTAAGTGactaaaaaagtaaaacatagCCTGGTTTCAATTCTCAGAATCACTCTCACATCACATTTCCTGCATTTgtcaagaacaaaaaaattctgCATATAGAGACAGCAAAAAGGCATTTATTACAACTGTGCCACAAAAATGTTCACTAAATATCACAGATGTTTTATACACTTTTCCCACAATTAAACCTGGCATCTTCAGTATTTTGATCTTTTCTGACTCAAATTTCAGATGAAGTTTCAGAATTCACCCTGTATTTGGCACAGCAACGTGCATCTGAATTCTGGACCCTCTAAAATAGGACTGAAGACactaaatgtttaatgtttaatttttttgctaAATCTAAATCCTAATTCGGGACATTATTCACACTGCTAAGGAGCAGCTTAGTGCAAACTGAAATCTCAGTGTGGCAGTTTATAATACCTTAACTTCTTGGCATTTCCTGTCACATAACTAAAGCTGCCATTTGTTCTTCACAGCTTTGTCTCTGGTCTCTTAATCActattttgtcatattttatcatattttattgGACTAAAGTGGTTGTGATATTCAGTTGAAAAAATGCTGGTGTAATCTTCAGAAAGATTGCACATCTGTTCAGTCTTTGAATGGGCTCCCTTTCTAGTTTGTTACTTTTAGTTTGCTAAACCCCCTGATGCTGAGACATTTATCATTAATTTAAACCTACGTGTACAACACATTCTTACGCATGCATTATAATGTCAGGTAGAGGAAAGATCAACTCTGCCTCTGACGCATGCTTACTGTTGGTTGCAGCCTCTAATTGAAGTGAACACAAATGTAAGAAGCATATTTCAGGTTAGCTTGTGCTTTTGACGATTCGGGTCCTTAAAAATCggcagagactttttttttttcttcttcttctttttttttttttcaaaatagaaGCACTGGCTTTTACAGATCTGCAgcaggagtgagtgtgtgagtaaGTGCATGCAGCTTTATGCAGTCTCTCTGTGAATGAATAGGAAGTGGATTGACTCCAACAGCTCAACCCACACTAGACCCACTGTGTATGGGAGGCTGGGctgattcacaaaaaaaacacaaaaaaacacaaaaaaaacaacaacagtgtctCTCCGtctcccccctccaccctctgTTTCTCCACCTTCTgtcccttttatttttgtattcttttcTTTACCTACTTCTTTACCGACTCTCTCATCTGTATTCTCTATTCatgctgttttcctctctgcttaCACCGTCTTTGATTGCACAAACATTTCCTTCCCCCTCACTTCCTCTCTTAACTGTGTCTCCTTATATCCTGCTACATTAGGCGCAGCACCTCCCCAGGAACACAGCGAGGTACCCCACATCACTGAAGAGTACCCTGATGAGGAGGTGGAAGACGACGATGAGCCTACGCCTGTTGCTGAAAAAGAACCCTTCATTCCCCCCATCCCAGAAACGACACaagcagaggcagaggcaggggcagaggaagaggagggagaggaggcagaggtggtggaggaagaggaggaggaggttgtggAATTGAAAGGGACAGAGAATGCAAACGAGGCAGATGAGAAGGTGGTGCAGGAGGGAGATGaagtggaagaagaggagggagacagggaggagcAGGGGCGAAAAGAGACTGATAAACAGGAGAATGAGACTGATGAGCCAAAGAGTGAGAGTAAAACAGGGGGGGAGGTTgtggtggaagaggaggaatcaaaggagcaggagcagggcgaggatgaggaggatgaggaggaggaggaggaggaggatgaggaggaggaagacgaagaTGATGACACGACCGCTGACCTCCTCACGGACAGCACGTCCCCCATCAAGCCCCTCAACAAAACCAACTCAGCCAAAACCAATGGTCATGTACTGTTGGGGTCGGAAGTACTGAAACCAAACCCTggcacccccccgcccccctcgcCCACCCCCGAACCCCTCCTCTGCCCCCTGGTGGAGTCCGAGCTCAGCTACACGGACAGGGACAACTCCCTCAGCTCTGGTTATGAGATGTATAATGGAGAGCTGACTGAAGCAGGATTGACCAACGGCTCCAGTGAACGCCACCTTGGCACGATGCCCATCTTCCCTGACTTGCCCCTTGATCCTGACCCAGGAAACCCCTCACCGGTTGGGGAGGCAAACATCGGAGAAGGACCGTCACCCAACAGCCCCACAGCTGACCGTAGTCGCACTGTGTCATCCTCCAGCACAGGGGACACACCCAAAGGTGACACAGGGGTTATACTGTCCAACACTGCATTGATTGTTTGCTCGGTTTTATCATCCAACTCTCATTATattctatttttcattttagtcaGTAGTGTTTTATGATCCCTCTGTTTATTACTTTGTAACTTTGGGAAGAAAGCTAATATTTGGAGGGGCTCACCTGGTAGCGTGTATGCCATTAAAGCCCTGTCCTAACCACAGATGCCAAAGTTAAAATCCAGCCTGTGCTGCTTGTCATTTCCATTCTCTCgctttgtggttttctttctcactgtgCCAGTCAGAATGAAGGCGGAAATGCTTCAAAAAACAGCTTCAAATTTTATGTTCCTGATTCTACTCAAATCTTCAAACATtatggtgtaaaaaaaaaaaaaaaaacacgtcaAATATATAAATCAACCAATAATTTTgtcctgatttttattttcatcaggatacttttacttgagtgcgtatatttgtatttcaaagttctagcttttatttttatttaaattataacCACATTGGATATTTTTTCCAATGgaaattataataaaaactgtaaatgcaaaagataaaaataagacTTAAAACTATGAAATATGTATATAATGTTGCCTTCTTTCATCAATTTTAATCTACAAGTAAAGAAACTTTACTggatcagaaaaagaaatagggggttgggggggcaTAATAAGATTCACTGAGATCCTAACTTggatacttttttattttctggtttcGTCTCATACATTACAGAGGCCTGGCAAAGTAATCCAGTTTCTAATTAATATGGATTAGTGTCTAAGTTCTGACTGTTATTAATGACTCACCACTAACACCACTTGTACACCCACGGCTTTCACTTTATTATCGTTACCCTTCTGGCTCCAGGGTCACTTCTTCAGAGGTTAaaaaggatttttcttttttaaatctcagcAAGTGCAGACATCCCATTGTGACATTGGCATAATTACCTGCAAGTAAAAAGATGCACATTATTTGATCAACACAGTCAACAACATTTTCTCAATCAATGTATCAAGAGTCCTGGACTTTTCATAGTTCAATTCCTAGATGGAAATGTTAAGAATAAAAATCTATTGGTACATAATCTCTTGTTTATACTTTTTCTACTCATTAACCGTTTGCTGCCCGACTCTCTTCCCTCTCAGTCAGAGCCAGAGCTGCAGACCTGCTCATCAACCCACTGGATCCACGCAACGCCGAATTTATTCGAGTCAAAATTGCTGATCTAGGAAATGCATGCTGGGTGGTAAGACACATGATCTGAAGTTTGATATTACttaatttaaagcatttttttaatacacaagGTTATTTTTGTTGAGAGCCATTAACAAAATCATGTATGCCATCTTCTGGGTACCACAGTATTAGAAAGAGATTTTCGGCATATCTGAGAGGTGTGGCTGATGTGAGTCTCACAGATACTAAAGTTCAGATATTTTAAAACAGGGTAAGAAATGGAATtaggaagagaaagaggtgaaacagcattaattattaaataattccTGCACATTATTTCGGGTTTGTTGCCCCTTTCAGTGACAATTTGGACACATCGCCCTAAAGGGGTGAAGAATGGTACAGTGTAAATAAGAGATTTAGAGAAACTAGTTCCTTGACAATTACCAATTTATTTGGATAGCAGGAAATATACAAAATTCTTCtatcccctctcctccccccagCACAAGCACTTTACAGAAGACATCCAGACAAGACAGTACCGTTCCATCGAAGTCCTGATAGGAGCGGGTTACAGTACTCCTGCAGATATCTGGAGCACTGCCTGCATGGTGAGGCAAATACTATTTCTA contains:
- the srpk2 gene encoding SRSF protein kinase 2 isoform X1, which gives rise to MSSRKVMAIQARKRRPKGKKDKTGHHRRPETQQKAPVSAPPPPPPPPPPPEPAGPPEPEEEILGSDDEEQEDPADYCKGGYHPVKIGDLFNGRYHVIRKLGWGHFSTVWLCWDIQVKNFVAMKVVKSAQHYTETALDEIKLLRCVRESDPVDPNKDMVVQLIDDFKISGVNGIHVCMVFEVLGHHLLKWIIKSNYQGLPLPCVKSIIRQVLQGLDYLHTKCKIIHTDIKPENILMCVDDAFVRRMAMEATEWQKAGAPPPSGSAVSTAPQLKPVSTTDVGKISKNKKKKLKKKQKRQAELLERRMLEIEALEREAERREERAKEGGEKGATEHKLSSPLQPTPAPVGPSIALGESDEDDDDEEDGEDEEEEGGDSERPIRLTNHTCAAPPQEHSEVPHITEEYPDEEVEDDDEPTPVAEKEPFIPPIPETTQAEAEAGAEEEEGEEAEVVEEEEEEVVELKGTENANEADEKVVQEGDEVEEEEGDREEQGRKETDKQENETDEPKSESKTGGEVVVEEEESKEQEQGEDEEDEEEEEEEDEEEEDEDDDTTADLLTDSTSPIKPLNKTNSAKTNGHVLLGSEVLKPNPGTPPPPSPTPEPLLCPLVESELSYTDRDNSLSSGYEMYNGELTEAGLTNGSSERHLGTMPIFPDLPLDPDPGNPSPVGEANIGEGPSPNSPTADRSRTVSSSSTGDTPKVRARAADLLINPLDPRNAEFIRVKIADLGNACWVHKHFTEDIQTRQYRSIEVLIGAGYSTPADIWSTACMAFELATGDYLFEPHSGEDYSRDEDHIALIMELLGKVPRKVVAAGKYSREFFSKKGELRHITKLKPWSLFDVLVEKYGWSHEDAGHFTHFLLPMLEMVPEKRASAGDCLNHPWLNS
- the srpk2 gene encoding SRSF protein kinase 2 isoform X2, with amino-acid sequence MSSRKVMAIQARKRRPKGKKDKTGHHRRPETQQKAPVSAPPPPPPPPPPPEPAGPPEPEEEILGSDDEEQEDPADYCKGGYHPVKIGDLFNGRYHVIRKLGWGHFSTVWLCWDIQVKNFVAMKVVKSAQHYTETALDEIKLLRCVRESDPVDPNKDMVVQLIDDFKISGVNGIHVCMVFEVLGHHLLKWIIKSNYQGLPLPCVKSIIRQVLQGLDYLHTKCKIIHTDIKPENILMCVDDAFVRRMAMEATEWQKAGAPPPSGSAVSTAPQLKPVGKISKNKKKKLKKKQKRQAELLERRMLEIEALEREAERREERAKEGGEKGATEHKLSSPLQPTPAPVGPSIALGESDEDDDDEEDGEDEEEEGGDSERPIRLTNHTCAAPPQEHSEVPHITEEYPDEEVEDDDEPTPVAEKEPFIPPIPETTQAEAEAGAEEEEGEEAEVVEEEEEEVVELKGTENANEADEKVVQEGDEVEEEEGDREEQGRKETDKQENETDEPKSESKTGGEVVVEEEESKEQEQGEDEEDEEEEEEEDEEEEDEDDDTTADLLTDSTSPIKPLNKTNSAKTNGHVLLGSEVLKPNPGTPPPPSPTPEPLLCPLVESELSYTDRDNSLSSGYEMYNGELTEAGLTNGSSERHLGTMPIFPDLPLDPDPGNPSPVGEANIGEGPSPNSPTADRSRTVSSSSTGDTPKVRARAADLLINPLDPRNAEFIRVKIADLGNACWVHKHFTEDIQTRQYRSIEVLIGAGYSTPADIWSTACMAFELATGDYLFEPHSGEDYSRDEDHIALIMELLGKVPRKVVAAGKYSREFFSKKGELRHITKLKPWSLFDVLVEKYGWSHEDAGHFTHFLLPMLEMVPEKRASAGDCLNHPWLNS